The bacterium genome segment ATCAGGTTCAACTCATAAAGTTATAACCGGGATTGCTATCTATAAACATAATGAAGATAAACTTATTACAGGTTACGAGTTAACCTATATAAAATTCAAATCATTGAAAGAAGAAGATATAAAAAAATACCTTGATAAAAACGATTATATGGATAAAGCTGGGAGTTACGCTATACAAGAAGTGGGTGATGCTTTTGTTGAAAAAATAGAAGGCGATTACGAAAACGTTGTTGGGCTGCCTGTTAAAAAAATAAAGAAATTATTAAACAGATTTTATCTCCCGGAATATGATACAGAGATTTTTGATATAGCATTCCCTAACAAATGGGCTGTTGGCAAGGTTAACGAGAAGATTGTTTTTGTTCCCGACGCTATATTTGGAGATAAGATTAAGGTAAGAATAGTTAAAGAATCAAAAAACTTCTCTTACGGCGAGACAACTAAAATAGTCGAAGATTCTCCTTTTAAAGTTGTACCGACCTGCCCTTATTTTGGAGTTTGTGGAGGTTGCGCTTTCCAGGATATTCTTTATGACAAACAGATTCAGTTGAAAGAAAAGTATATATTGACTACCCTACAAAAGTTGGGTGGAGTAGATATAAATAAAGTAGAAAAGTTTCCTATAATACCTTCAGCAGACAAGTTTTTTTACAGAAATAAGATGGAATTTGCTTTTGGGATGGATAAAGGTGAAATTGCAATCGGGTTAAGAGAAAGAAGTAGCCCGTTTAATAAAAGGCGTAGTAGAAACAATATAATCTCACTTGAAAAATGCCCTATATTTAGTAACAAAGTAGAAACTCTTTTTCCTTTAATTAAGAAATTTGCTAAAGATACAGGGAAAACTGCTTACGACTCCTACGTCAATGAAGGGTTTTTCAGACATCTTGTTATGAGAGAAGGAAAAAATACTGATGAGGTAATGTTAATACTTGTAACCAGAAGCGACTCTTCCTTTAACATAATCCCTTTGGCAGATTCTCTTTCTAAATCAAATATAGCACTAAAAAGTTTATGGTGGGTAGAAAATGACAGGGTTTCAGATGTAGTTGCTTTTCAAAAAAAGAACCATCTTCTTGGGGACAGTTGGATTCAAGAAAAGGTAGGTAACCTAAAGTATAAGGTTTACCCTTCAACTTTTTTTCAGCCCAACACTAAAACAGCGGAAATCCTTTATGAAAAAATAAAGGAAAACATAAAAGAACTTAACTCAAAAAACGTTTTAGGGCTTTATTGTGGTTCAGGCGCAATAGAGATTTTTATTTCTGATATAGTGAAAAACATTGACGGTATAGATATAGAGCCCGCAAACATTGATAACGCTTTTGAGAACGCCAGAATAAACAATATAACTAATTGTAATTTCCAGTCAGTATCGGTAGAAGATATATTCAAAAAAGCGTCTCTTAAAGAGTATGATACACTAATACTTGACCCACCCAGAGCAGGCATAACCAACAAAGCTTTAAAAAATATACTTTCCTTAAATATACCCTCTATAATATATGTTTCTTGCAACCCTGCTACATTTGCCCGAGATATAAAAAAGATGGAAGAAGAAGGATACAAACTTTTAAAAATCTACTGTGCAGATTTTTTCCCTCACACCCCACATATAGAAAGTATGGGAGTGTTAAC includes the following:
- the rlmD gene encoding 23S rRNA (uracil(1939)-C(5))-methyltransferase RlmD → MKIILASSSPRRKKLFAKVVPDFDIVHPEINEEQIIEKDPVFFAIQAAVLKSKKVGEQHPNDTIVAADTVVSLENNILGKPKDYNDAKGMLKMLSGSTHKVITGIAIYKHNEDKLITGYELTYIKFKSLKEEDIKKYLDKNDYMDKAGSYAIQEVGDAFVEKIEGDYENVVGLPVKKIKKLLNRFYLPEYDTEIFDIAFPNKWAVGKVNEKIVFVPDAIFGDKIKVRIVKESKNFSYGETTKIVEDSPFKVVPTCPYFGVCGGCAFQDILYDKQIQLKEKYILTTLQKLGGVDINKVEKFPIIPSADKFFYRNKMEFAFGMDKGEIAIGLRERSSPFNKRRSRNNIISLEKCPIFSNKVETLFPLIKKFAKDTGKTAYDSYVNEGFFRHLVMREGKNTDEVMLILVTRSDSSFNIIPLADSLSKSNIALKSLWWVENDRVSDVVAFQKKNHLLGDSWIQEKVGNLKYKVYPSTFFQPNTKTAEILYEKIKENIKELNSKNVLGLYCGSGAIEIFISDIVKNIDGIDIEPANIDNAFENARINNITNCNFQSVSVEDIFKKASLKEYDTLILDPPRAGITNKALKNILSLNIPSIIYVSCNPATFARDIKKMEEEGYKLLKIYCADFFPHTPHIESMGVLTKKYVVSTHSGTTAHTPST